In the Gossypium raimondii isolate GPD5lz chromosome 9, ASM2569854v1, whole genome shotgun sequence genome, one interval contains:
- the LOC105797642 gene encoding uncharacterized protein LOC105797642: MGNEFLDRVEDNAAVRTWSEMIQREKGDSLAVGYISELWDFTRVSVAQNNLQELKEIWDQWDNEVDKRLFRALAQFWNSAYSYFTFGKVDLVPTIEEYTALLRCSKVQVDRIYSKAVNVPTFLKKLINITGMSEQWVTARIKQKGESMCIPWKSLRDLILAHPNVRKKVDVFALSIYGLIVFPKILGHIDEAITDLFDRLDKGVTLVLVILAETFRSLNTCRRTGEGRFIGCAQLLLGWFHSHFWKVDKVSYHVFSESYSPLKEIVATSKRDDITEEKWMEIFQNLQEENVEWRAPWLLPNEILYRCGDFNWVPLLGIWGAVGYAPLLDDGYKRKAREMANAWNQTRRMKRLAVGPMTTSEYNEWCVRRINDNIPGPSPENS; this comes from the exons atgggaaatgagtttcttgataGAGTGGAAGACAATGCGGCTGTCCGGACTTGGTCTGAGATGATACAGCGTGaaaaaggtgatagtttggccgTGGGATACATATCAGAGTTATGGGACTTCACTCGTGTTAGCGTAGCTCAGAACAACTTGCAGGAGTTGAAGGAGATTTGGGATCAGTGGGATAATGAG gtagacaagcgtCTGTTTCGAGCTCTTGCCCAGTTTTGGAATTCGGCCTACAGTTACTTTACATTCGGGAAGGTTGATTTAGTGCCTACAATAGAGGAGTACACAGCTTTACTTCGGTGTTCGAAGGTTCAGGTAGATAGAATTTATTCGAAGGCGGTAAATGTACCAACATTCTTGAAGAAGCTGATAAAtataacagggatgagtgagcagtgggttacGGCTCGGATTAAGCAAAAAGGGGAAAGCATGTGTATTCCCTGGAAAAGTTTAAGGGACCTCATTTTAGCACACCCAAATGTGAGGAAGAAAGTAGACGTCTTTGCTTTGAGTATATATGGCTTAATTGTGTTTCCTAAGATTTTGGGACATATTGACGAGGCGATCACTGATTTATTTGATCGACTTGATAAGGGAGTTACACTAGTTCTGGtgattttggcagaaacctttaGGTCATTAAATACATGTCGAAGAACGGGAGAGGgcagatttattggatgtgcgCAGCTACTACTTGGGTGGTTCcatagccacttttggaaggttgatAAGGTTTCATATCATGTCTTCTCTGAAAGTTATTCACCGTTGAAAGAGATAGTGGCTACGTCAAAGAGAGATGATATTACAGAGGAGAAATGGATGGAAATCTTTCAGAATCTGCAAGAGGAGAACGTCGAGTGGAGAGCTCCGTGGTTGCTTCCAAATGAGATCCTATATCGGTGTGGGGATTTTAACTGGGTTCCGTtgcttgggatttggggagctgttggttATGCTCCATTGCTA GATGATGGCTACAAGAGGAAGGCTCGTGAGATGGCCAATGCATGGAATcagactcgccgaatgaagagaTTAGCCGTGGGTCCAATGACAACTTCTGAGTACAACGAATGGTGTGTTAGGAGGATTAATGACAACATTCCTGGGCCAAGTCCAGAAAATAGTTAG